TGATTCAAATTTTCTATGCCTTCTACGACCACAACTTGTCCCGCAAAAGAGTCTAGGAAAGAAAATTGAGAAAAGACGAACGCGAACACAAGTGCTCGATGAAAAAATTTCTTAAAAACAACTGCAAACAATTGCATCGTCTCACTCCTTCCTAAAAGTCGTCCCAATGACAAAACTCATAAATAAAAGCGTCTCGCAAAGACCTTCGAGCCTCCTCCAATAGAGAACCCTGCTTATCATTACCTAAAAAGTAAAAAGAACTCTCCTGAACCCTTCCCCAAATAAAATCTAAGACATCCTCCTTGAGCAAAGCTTGATAGAACTCCCTACACCTCCCCGACAAAAACACTGTCCCCTGATGCAAAAAGCCCCTCGAAGTAGTTCTCTGAGCAGCTCCCCCAATTTTTTGCCCCTGAAAGATAACATCATAACGAGAAATTTTCGCCATACAAAAGTTCATATTTTTTCTTGATTCCCCACTACCTTGCATGGAAAGATCTCCTGAAAGACCAAAAGCTCTCTGAATACTTTTGACAACTAAGGTGTTCACTACGCGATAATTATCTAAAACGTTCTCCGAAAACAGTGGATGCGAGGCAGAAACTAATAAAGAAAAGGCAAAATCTGCATCATGAAACACCACACCTCCTCCTGTGGGGCGCTTAGCAAGATCTATGAGAGAAAAGGCCTTAGAGATAAAAACATCTTCAGGATTAACAAAATACCCACAAGTTACTGGCAGTAAATGCTTCCAACTGTAAAGGTGTAATAGAATCTTGGTCCCTTCTAACGAGTGCAAAAGGCGAGCATCTATAGACATATTTTCCTTAGAAGAACTGCTTCCAGAATCAAAAATTTTCCTTTTCATGAACAATTCACCTACTAAGGTTGATAATAGAAAAAATACAATCTATATAACCACATCCCCGTCATTATGTAAAACTTGGTTAAAAACATCCCTAGAAGCCTTTCTCAAAGAGAATTCCTAAAGAAATATTTTTTAAGAAAAAACTTTGAATAAAAACAAAAACAATTTATCAA
This sequence is a window from Chlamydiifrater volucris. Protein-coding genes within it:
- a CDS encoding lipoyl protein ligase domain-containing protein, giving the protein MKRKIFDSGSSSSKENMSIDARLLHSLEGTKILLHLYSWKHLLPVTCGYFVNPEDVFISKAFSLIDLAKRPTGGGVVFHDADFAFSLLVSASHPLFSENVLDNYRVVNTLVVKSIQRAFGLSGDLSMQGSGESRKNMNFCMAKISRYDVIFQGQKIGGAAQRTTSRGFLHQGTVFLSGRCREFYQALLKEDVLDFIWGRVQESSFYFLGNDKQGSLLEEARRSLRDAFIYEFCHWDDF